Genomic window (Bacillus marinisedimentorum):
GAAAGAGCTCATGGCAGGGTATAATTTTTTAAAGATGCTTACCTCCATTTAAAGCATTTTAATGGAATAAATCTCGTATATATTGCATTTTAAAACAGGGAGATGATATCAGCAGCAGGAGCTCGCTTTTACCACGGGCATAAGTGCGACATCCGTTCCTGCTTACGCACTACTGACCTTTAAATCGATAAAGGCCATTTATATTCTTACCCTCCGTAAATCACCTATTCTTCTGAAATGTTCCTTAAAGCTTGGAAATGATTATCGAACCCGCCCTGTACAAAATTTCATGCCAACAAAAAATCGAGTATAAATCCTATGCGGTTTTATACTCGATTTCTATACTATTTCTATTGTTCTCCATATGATTCGGAACCACTTACGTTTAGCGTACTATTTTTATTCTTCGTCTTCCTCCACACCGCCCATAAGCAGTGACGCATATGGAGAGTCGGCAGGCAATATGATCATCGTCTGGCCGTCAATTGTCGTTTTGTACGACTCAAGTGTACGGTAAAATCCGTAAAAAGTCGGATCTTTTCCGTACGCGCTATTATAGATTTTAGCAGCTTCCCCTTCACCTTCAGCACGGATAGTTTCTGCCTGTGCTTCTGCCTTCGCGAGCATTTCGGTCACTTCTTGGTCCGTTTTGGCGATGACGCGGTTCTTTTGGGCATCACCCATTGACAGGTATTCCTGGGCCTTGGATTCACGTTCTGAAATCATCCGCTTGAATACGGATTGTTCATTTTCATCCGGCAGGTCAATCCGCTTCATTCTGACATCGATAACGGATATGCCGTAGTTGTCACGGGCCAGCATCTTGTTGACCCGGTCTTTCACCCTGTCATTCAGGCTTCCGCGTGACGACTTTTCATCATTGATGATTTCGTCGTAGTTTAATTGGCCAAGCTCGGCACGGACAACGGAGAAAATAAATTCGGCCATTTTAGCCTCCGCATTTTCGACTGTCCTGGCATTAGATATCATTTTCTTCGGCTCATCAATTTTCCATACCGCATAGTTATCGATAATCATCCGCTTTTTATCACGGGTGTTGATTTCAGCTTCTTCGACATCATAAATCATTTGCTTTTTGTTCAGCGTGGATACTGATTGGACGAATGGGATTTTGAAATTCAGGCCTGGTGTCGATTCGATACGCACCACTTCGCCGAATTGCCGCACTACCCTGTACTCCCCTTCTTTGACGATAAACATATTGGCAATGATGATGCCGATGATAATGATCAAAATGATAAGGAAGATTCCGCCTTTAACAAAATTACGCCAATCTCCGTCATACCTTTTCTCACTCATGTTAATGATTTTATCATCTGCCATTGCCGTCACCTTCTTCCTCTTCCTCTTCACGCGGTACCGGAGCCTGCTGCTGCGAGTCAAGCGGACGGAGCGGCAAATACTTCACCGTATTCCCGTCTTCCCTCATAATATACAGTTCTGCATTTGGAAGGACTTGATCAAGCGTTTCGAGAATGAGACGTCTCTCGGTGACGTCTTCATTGTTCTGATATTCGGTGTAAAGTGCATTGAATTTCGCTACATCCCCACGTGCCTTTTCAATACGGGCTGCCTTATCCCCTTCAGCCCGTGAAATGATAGCGTCCTTCTCACCTTGCGCTTCCTCGTTCCGTTTATTCGCATACTTCTGGGCTTCATTGACTTTCGTATTCATCGTTTCCCGCGCATCGGTAACTTTCGTGAACGCTGTCCTGACTTCCTTGTTCGGAAGTTCGACGTCCTGAAGCTTGACTGCAAGAATTGAAACGCCAAGGTCATACTTCTCAATGAGATTGGTCAGCAGTTCATAGACTTCCTTCTCGATATCCGCCTTTCCAGTAGTCAGCGCTTCATCTATTTTAGAGCTTCCGATAATGCCCCTTAATGATGAAGACGTGGCATTGTATAAAACTTGCCGCGGATCGTCTGCTGCAAATAAAAACTTTTCCGGTTCTACGATCTTCCACTGGACGACCAGGTCGGCCATGACAATGTTCTCATCGCCGGTGATCATTTTCGTATCTTCTGGATATTCCCTTACGACTTTCCCATCTTCCTCTTCATAGCCGAATTGCAGGCTGAATGTTTCTTTTGACAGAGTTTCAACGGTCTGTAACGGCCACGGCAGCTTAAAGTGCAGACCGGGTTGACTGATCCCTTCCTGAACTTCACCAAACGTGAGAATAACCGCCTGTTCAGACTCATCTACGGTGTACCAGCTTGTCAGTCCCACTATACCGGCTATTACAATAAGAACGACAAGTCCGGCAATGGCAAACAAGCGCTTCATGGTAAACATGCGCTTCCCCTCTTTCCCTATGTATGTCTCTAGTAATATACGAACGAACCTTTAAAAGGTTCCAGCACATATAATAACTTTACCATAATATGACGTTCTTTTCTGTATCATTTCAATAATATTTCAAAACGTCATTTCCTGTCCGCCCATACATACAAGGGCCGCCGGAAATCCGGCGGCCCTCAAGGGGAAATATACATAAAATGCACAAAAAAAGGACGGGAACAAATTGTTCCCGTGAAGGAAAAAGCTTTCCTTACTTTGATGAAGGGGTCTTTCATACACCAATATCGTAACAGGATATCATTAAGCGCTATTTAAGCCCTTGTAAAAGAATTGTAAATCCGGTTATTTTTTCAGGTGTACGGTGAATGCTGTGCCCTTGCCCGGGGAACTTTCCACAGTGATTTTCCCTTCATGTGCTTCAACGAGATGCTTGACAATCGCAAGGCCAAGCCCGGTTCCGCCCGAGTTTCTGCTGCGCGCCTTATCCACCCGGTAAAACCTTTCAAAAATGCGTGGAAATTCTTCCTCTGATATGCCAATTCCTGTATCCGCAACAACAACTTCAACCATGCCGTTTTTCTCAGCGGCAGTCACTTCAACTTTTCCCCCTGGACGGGTATAATTGATTCCGTTGCTGATGAGGTTGATGAAAACCTGCTTTAGCCTGTGTACATCCCCGGTAATGAGGATTTGCCCGCTGGTGTCATTAAACTGCAGGTCAATGCCTTTTTCCCTTGCTTTCGAATCGACAATCAGAATAACTTCACGAAGCAATTCCACAATATCCACTTCCGATGTTACAAGCTTGAATTGCTGCTGTTCGATTTTGGACAGATCAAGCAAATCATTTATCAGATTTTGGAGGCGTTCACTTTCTTTATGGATGATCGTCAAAAACTGCCTGGTTGCTTCAGGATCATTCAACGCCCCGTCAAGCAGCGTTTCACTGAACCCGCGGATAGAAGTGATAGGTGTCCGGAGTTCATGAGATACATTTGCTACGAAGTCCTTACGCATCTGCTCAAGGCGCTTCAACTCAGTTATATCATGAAATACGAGGAGAACCCCTTTCCATTCCTGATTCGCTCCCATAATCGGCGCCCCGTACACTTCAAAGTTCCTCTGCTCTATATTAAGCGGAATCGTCATTTGCTTCCTCACACGGTCTTCAGTCAAGAAAACATCCTCGACAATCGTGCCAATTTCTTTATATGGAATTGCTTCATAATATAATTGATAGACCAGATCTTTCGATTTGATTTCAAAAAGTTCCTGGTATACACGGTTTACCAGGTTAATGTACCCCCGTTCATCAATTAAAAGCAGCCCGCTTCCCATTGAGTCGATAATCGCTTTTAACCGGCTTTGCTGCATTTCCCGGGCAGTGGTCATTTTTTGAAGATTAACAGCCAAAATATTGACCGACCTGCTCAGCATGCTTGTTTCGGTATATTTATCCTCATATGTCCTTGCACTGTAATTCCCCCGGGCAAGCTCCATCGCTACATTGGCTGCGGACTCTATCGGTTCAGTATACCGCTTCGTGATACGGTATCCTGTAGTGAAAATGATAATAAATGCAAGCCCCAGACTTGATATGAGGATTCCCCATATTTTATTTGTGAAATTTTCAAATGAAGCAGCAGCAAGGCCCAATACAACATAATTTTCAAGGGATTGTTCTTTTAAAATCGGATAAGCATAGTAAAACATCCCGTTTTCTTCACTAATGACAGAAAACGATTCAAATCGGGCATTGCCGTCATGTATAATCTCTCTGAATTCTTCCATTTCAAGCAAGACTTCATCAACTGCTGTTTCTGAGCTTGCCATAATGTCACCATCAGGACCAATGATTGTTATACTGACTCCAAGATTTCCGCTGTATGTTTCAAGTTTTGAATCCAGATTCCCGGCACCATTTTCATCAACAAGGGAGGATATTAAGCTCGCCTCCCTTTCCATCCGTTCTGTAAATGTGTTGATATAGAAGCTCTTGAACAGCTCACCAAGGAGAAAAATCAGTCCGGCCAGGACAATCACGATCAACAGGCCAAGAGCTGTAACCAGACGGTTTTTAAACCGGTTATTCATGTTCCTTCGGCTCTTCCATCTTATAACCGAGTCCCCTGATGGTCTTTATGTATACCGGCTTACGTGAGTTTGGTTCGATTTTCTCCCTGAGATGGCTTATATGCACATCAACGATCCGGGTATCCCCTGCAAAGTCATAATTCCAGACGGAACTCAACAACTGGTCCCTGCTCAGCACCCGGCCCAGGTTACGGGCCAGATACACGAGAAGTTCAAACTCTTTCGGCGTCAGTTCCAGCTGATCTTCTCCCGAATACGCTTCATAAAACTCAGGCAGCACGCGCAATGAACCGATCCGGATGTCTTCTTCGTTTTTTCTTGGTTCCCCGGTCCCCCCGGCAGTTTCCCTTGCAGGCTGAATGCGCCTTAAAATCGCCTTCACCCTTGCTGTAACCTCACGCGGACTGAATGGCTTCGTCATATAGTCATCCGCTCCCAGTTCGAGACCCAGCACTTTATCAAATTCATCGTCCTTTGCGGTAAGCATAAGGACCGGTGTATCTATCTTCTGCTGGCGAAGGCTTTTCAGAACATCCATCCCGTCCATCTGGGGAAGCATCAAATCAAGCACAATCAAATCATAATCATTTTTCAAGGCATACTCAAGGGCCTGCTGCCCATCATACGCCGTTTCAACTTCGTAACCCGCCTGTTCCAAATTATACTGCAGCAGGGTGACAATTGATTCTTCATCGTCAACAACCAGTAACTTTTTGTGCATCGTTATCCTTCACTCCTGTTCGCGGTTTATGATGAAGGCCCCTTCATTATCTTTCTTCCGTGCTATGTTAAACCCTGTTGTTTATGTTTTCCGCCTGGTTTTATCAGATCGATTCCTCAGTTGAGTAAATTCACCTCAGCACTTGCACAGATGGGATGCCCTCTGTGTTTCCGGCAAAAACAATGCGGTTTGAAAAGTGCAGGCTTATTGCCTTGCCTCTTTAAGTGCTAAATCGATAATCCGCTATTCCAGACCGCACATTAAAGTCAACAGTATGACTTAACAAGCCTCTCTATAGCAGTATGCCGAAAACAGCCCTGGATGAGGAAACTGTAACGACAGCACCTTCTCTCCATGCCGGCTATGACATCTGCTTTAGTATTCTTTTCTCCTAATGATACTATGAAAATTCTTTTACACAAAGATTTTATAATCTTTTCTGAAAGAAATGCTCCGAAGAAACTAACCAATTCAGTCAAGGGAGTGAGGATTAACTTATTTCCGAAGGAACAGTTCATCAGCATCTCTTATAATCAAATATCCTTGCTTTTCCCAACACGAATTTAACGGTCTTATGTAAAATAACTGAGCGGAATGAAGCGGGAGGCATGCCCTGGGAGAACGAACAGGAGAGAGCCCGCAGGCGGAAAATGGTTTGGGATTGAGTGCAGACCACTGAATTTGGTTCAGTGCCTGTATTGTCAGCTTTCTCTCATTTATAGGCACGGAAATCGCAATTCCGTGCCTGAATTTTTTCTTTCAGCTAGTTTATAGGCACTGAGCCGAGGAGATCCCCGGCCACCTCACGGCAAAGAAGACACCGTAGCGCGACCGGAGGGGATGAGGGACGGAATCGAAAAAAAAACAAAAAAAGAAGGGTGTCCCCTTCTTTTAAAAGTTATCCATTGTAGCTGTGTTCAATGATTTCAGGCGGTACGGAGGACAAACATCCATTTCTCCTTCAAGCACTGTATCTCCTTCTTCATCAACTGCATTAACAGATAAAACGATGAGATGCTCCGGGTGGCGGATATCTTTCACTTCGAAGTGCAATTCCATTAGAGCATAGTGGTAAACCGGCTTTGGAAAAGAAAGGTTCTGCTTCAGCACATGGCTCCCCGGTCCCGGAAGATACTTTGAAATAGCTGACGTCACGATGCCGGTCAGCATCGCGGCCGGAACAATCGGCTTCTCGTACGGCGTCTGTGATGCATAGTCATGCTGGATGTACAGCGGATTCGCATCATTTGTCAATCCGAGATATAAAAGCAAATCCTTGTCTTCTATCTTTTCCGTTAGCGTAAGTTTTTCCCCAATCGAAATACGGTCTATACTTCTCCCCAGCTTTCTTTTTTTTCCAAGTAACATGGTTCGATCACCCCTTCAATCAAATGAAACCGTTTACAAGTTCCTGGTAAGAAAGGATTCAGGCCTTAAAGGCCTGAATCCTTTCTTACACTTTTGGATTATTGGTTAAGTACTTTCATGACGTTTTTGACGGAATCAACAGACTTGGAAAGAGCAGCTTTCTCATCTTCCAGAAGGTCAAGCTCAATGATTTCTTCAAGTCCGTCCCCGCCTAGAATGGTCGGAACACCGAGATAAATCCCTTCATGACCGTATTCCCCTTCAAGGTAAGCGATCGCTGGAAGGACACGGCGCTGATCTTTAAGGACCGCTTCAACCATCTGAACGAGAGATGCAGCTGGAGCATAATATGCGCTGCCGTTACCCAGCAGGTTTACAATTTCACCTCCGCCTTTGCGGGTGCGTTCCACAATTTCATCAAGGCGTTCACTTGGAATCAACTTTTCAAGCGGGATCCCGCCTGCATAGGAATAACGCACGAGCGGCACCATATCATCACCATGGCCGCCAAGGACAAAGCCTGTCACATCTTTGACTGACAGATTGAGCTCCTGTGCGATAAATGTACGGAAACGGGCAGTATCAAGCACACCTGATTGGCCGATTACCCGGTTTTTCGGGAAGCCGGATTCTTTGAAAACAGTATAAGTCATTGCATCAACAGGATTTGTCAAAACGATAATATAACAATCAGGAGAGTGTTTTACAATTTCCTGTGTGACACTCTTCATGATTTTCGCGTTTGTTGATACAAGGTCATCACGGCTCATGCCTGGCTTTCTGGCAATCCCCGCTGTTATCACGACAATATCCGAACCGGCTGTGTCCGCATAGTCAGCCGTACCGGTAACATTTGCATCAAACCCCTGTACCGGGCTTGCTTCGAGCATATCCAGCGCTTTGCCTTTTGTCGGATTTTCCATATCAGGGATATCAACCAGCACGACATCAGCCAATTCTTTTTGAGCAATCATTAGTGCAGTTGTAGCCCCTGTGAAACCGCCGCCGATAACTGATACTTTTCTTCGTTTGATACTCATCCTTGTTTCCCCCATTCCTTTTTATGTAAATCGTCAAGAGGGGGAAAAACCATCCTGGTGCGGTTTCCCCCCTCCTTAGAACACACAACTTGAGGTTAATCCATGTTTTTGATCAATTCGTCTCCAAATTCGGAAGCTTTTACTTCTGTTGCCCCTTCCATTAAACGGGCGAAGTCATACGTCACAACTTTGCTTGCAATAGTTTTTTCCATGGATTTGATTACTTTTTGTGCGGCTTCATACCAGCCAAGGTGCTCGAGCATCAGGACGCCTGACAAGATGACTGAGGATGGATTTACTTTATCAAGGCCTGCATATTTCGGTGCAGTGCCGTGTGTTGCTTCGAAGATCGCATGGCCTGTTTCATAATTGATGTTAGCTCCAGGGGCGATGCCGATACCGCCGACCTGAGCTGCAAGTGCATCTGAAATGTAGTCACCGTTAAGGTTCATGGTCGCCACAACATCAAATTCACGCGGACGTGTCAGGATTTGCTGCAGGAAGATGTCCGCGATGGCATCTTTAACAATGATTTTGCCTGCCTTCTCAGCTTCTTCCTGGGCAAGGTTTGCAGCGTCTCGCCCTTTATCCTCTACGATACGGTCATATTCTGCCCAAGTGAACACTTTATCGCCAAACTCTTCCTGCGCCACTTCATAACCCCAGTTTTTAAATGCGCCTTCTGTGAATTTCATGATGTTTCCTTTATGGACAAGCGTAACGCTCTTTCGTCCTTCAGTGATCGCATAATTGATCGCTGCACGGACAAGGCGCTTCGTTCCTTCTTCAGATACAGGCTTGATGCCGATACCGGATGTTTCAGGGAAGCGGATGTTTTTAACACCCATTTCGTTTTGCAGGAAGTCAATCACCTTTTTGACATCAGGTGTGCCTTTCTGGTACTCGATACCAGCGTAAATATCTTCTGTGTTTTCACGGAAAATAACCATATCCGTGTCTTCAGGTTTCTTGACCGGTGAAGGCACACCTGTGAAATAACGGACAGGGCGCAGGCATGTGAACAGGTCAAGCTCCTGGCGGAGTGCCACGTTCAAAGAACGGATTCCGCCGCCCACCGGTGTTGTCAGCGGACCTTTGATAGCGATTATGTATTCCCTTATTACATCAAGTGTTTCCTCAGGCAGCCACTCACCGGTTTTGTTATACGCTTTTTCTCCTGCATATACTTCTTTCCAGGCAATGCTTTTTTCGCCGTTATATGCTTTATCTACCGCTGCTTCAAGCACACGTGATGCAGCTGCCCAAATATCAGGTCCTGTACCGTCGCCTTCGATAAATGGGATGATCGGGTTATTCGGAACATTAAGGACTCCATTGCTGACTGAAATTTTTTCTCCGTTTGCCAAGTTAATTACCCCCTATAAAGAATTCATTTTTAATTTTAAATTTTTTTGCAAAAAAAGAAAAGGGAGATGGCCTCCCTGTTATGTTTTTCCAAAATGATAACCTGGCGTGCGTACCTATTGAAGATGCCAGGTTATCTATTTTGAAATAGGATTTTGCTCATTTAACCAGTATAATCCTGGTTTAGCCTCTCTGATCCATCGGTACATACTTCTGATGTCCCGGGCCGGTATATTCAGCACGAGGACGGATCAGGCGGTTATTTTCATACTGTTCCAGGATGTGGGCAAGCCAGCCTGAAACACGGCTGATCGCAAAAATCGGCGTGAACAGGTCATGGTCGATGCCGAGCATATGGTAAGTTGATGCAGAAAAGAAGTCGACATTCGGCGGCAGGTTCTTCTGGCCGGTAACGAGCTCTTCCACCTTCACTGACATGTCATACCATTTGGTGTCGCCGTTCAGTTCGCCAAGTTCTTTGGACATTTTCTTTAAATGCTTGGCGCGCGGGTCGCCATTCTGGTAAACACGGTGGCCGAAGCCCATGATTTTTTCTTTATTGTCAAGCTTGTTCTGAATATAAGGCCCTGCATTGTCCACGGAACCGATTTCAGTGAGCATCTTCATGACACGCTCATTTGCACCCCCGTGCAGAGGTCCTTTCAGTGCGCCGATAGCCGCTGTGACACCTGAATAAACATCAGAAAGGGTGGCAACTGCGACACGGCCTGTAAATGTCGATGCGTTCAGCTCATGGTCGGCATGCAGGACAAGCGCTTTATTGAATGCTTCAACAGCGATATCCGCAGGCTCTTCCCCTGTCAGCATATACAGGAAGTTTGCCGCAAAACTATAGTCGCTGCGCGGCCCAATCGGCTCTTCCCCCGCACGGATCCTTGAGAAAGCGGTAACAATAGTAGGTATTTTCGCCTGCAGGCGAATCGCTTTCCGGTAGTTTGCCTGCTCGTCCATTACATCAGCCTCTTCATCAAACAGGCCAAGCATCGATACGGCTGTCCGCAATGCAGCCATAGGGTGGACTTTTGTTACATCATAAGATTTGAAATGATTGATGACTTCCTGAGGAACAGCCATGTTATCCATTAGCTCTTTTTTCAGCTCGTCCAATTCGGACCTGTTCGGAAGCTTTCTGTTCCAGAGCAAGTAGATGACTTCTTCAAAGCTTGCATTTTCCGCCAGGTCATCAATGTTATAGCCTACATATGTAAGCTGGTCATCGATAATTGAGCTGATTGATGAAGTTGTTGCAACTACCCCTTCTAGTCCACGTGTTACTGTCATTCATATCTCCCCTTTTGCGCACAAATTTTATAGTTTATATTTTAAAATAATAAACTGCATTTGAAATCTTAAGAAAAATCGAAGCAAATAGGACACAAATACATTTCTATTATAAACAATTATCAGATTTTTGTGAATGGAAAGCGTTTAACATTTTGTATTGCTTGCTTTTTTCAGCTGAAAATTTCTACAATTTTCATCGCCATATACGCTATTCCGGCCCCAATGAGAGGACCTACCGCAACTCCCTGGAACAGCGCCACAGCAAGAATCGTTCCGAAAACGAGGGCGGCTGTTATGTGAGGGTCATTTGCAAGGAGCTCAAGTCCGTTCTTAGCAATCATAGCGACGAAAATGCCGGAAGCAAGAGCGATCCAGGCATAGTATGATTTCAATGCTTCGCCAAGCTGCTTAAAACCGATTTCACCTGTTGCGATCGGCACAAGTACTGCAATCGTAATGACCGTGACTCCCCAAAAGATGCCTTTCGTTTGTATATAAGGGAACGTCTTTACATCCAGCCCGGTCGCTTTAAGACCCAGCAGGACTGCTATTGCAATAACGAGCGACTGATTTTTGGCAATTAATCCAATAATGAGCAATATAATTAAAAATAACGTTGCCTGTGAAAACAAAGCTGACATCCTTCCTGCTCTCCTACACAATTATCATCCTATCACATAACTATCACGCTCACCAAATTCAGAAGAGCGGGAAGCCTGTCCAACTGTGCGTGCAGCCACAAACGTGGATGCAAAATACAAAGGCCGCTTTCCATCGGACGCACTACCATGTAAAATATAGTAAAGCAGCTGCCCCTGCCCTGTCCGTCTGCAGTTAAAGCACATAACATAACATCCGAATATTACCCGTTAATTTTATCTTTGAAGGGATGAGGGAATTGACCGAATACATATCTACGATCTTACGGTTTTTATTTGTTGTTATTGCACTTACTCTTACATTCATAGTGCTGTTCATGGTTTCGAAAGTGACATACCCATTCATCATCGGCCTTCTGATTGCTATGATGATCAATCCGCTCGTCCAGCTCATGGAGCGCAGGGGCAAGATGCCGCGTGCGCTTGCTGTCCTGGTGGCTTTGATACTCGTCATCGGCCTGATTGCAGGGCTGATCACACTTCTTGTCGCCGAAATCATTAACGGATCGAACTATCTGGCAAAGGTTGTGCCTGAACATTTTGAGCGGCTTGTCCGTTACTTCGAGGAATTTTTCACAGCTCAAATCATTCCTTTATACAACCAGCTGGCAATCATGTTCGACAAACTTGACACGAATCAGAAAGGCACAATTGTTGAAAACATCCAGAATGCCGGAACGAATATCGCATCTACTGTCAGCGGCTGGCTTCGGGCTTTCCTTGAAAGCATTCCTGACTTGTTCGCCTGGCTGCCGAATGCGGCAACCGTTATCGTTTTTTCCCTGCTTGCGGCATTTTTCATCACTAAAGACTGGAGTCGCTTGAACGGCCTAACACGCAGACTTATCCCTGAAAAAGTCCATGAGAGCTCCGCTTCCGTCATAAATGACTTAAAAAAAGCGCTTTTCGGTTTTATACGTGCACAACTTACACTCATTTCAATCACAGCGGTCATTGTACTTATAGGTCTGCTGATATTAAGGGTTGACTATGCGATCACGATCGCACTTATTATTGGCCTGGTTGACCTGCTTCCATACCTGGGAACTGGTGCAATCTTTGTCCCATGGATTATATATGCGTTCATTTCCGGCCAATATACGCTTACAATCGGCCTTTCCATTTTATACGCAGTGGTCGTCATACAACGCCAGGTGATGGAGCCCAAAGTCCTGTCCTCATCCATCGGCCTCGATCCCCTGGCAACCTTGATCGCACTGTTTGCCGGTTTCAAAGTCTTCGGTTTCCTTGGACTCATCATAGGACCCGTGCTGCTTGTCATTATCAAAACGCTGCATGAAGCAAATGTCTTCCATGACCTCTGGCTGTTTATCACGGCAAAAAACAAAGAACTAAGGGAGTAAGAAATGCGCAAGGCGCCCGCTTAACAACGAAAAAAACCGTATCTCCGCCAGTGCGGGATACGGCTTTTTTCTACCATCTTCGGTAAAAGGTGATGTTGCCATTGTTCATCATGTTGCGCAGCCACCTAATGAGAAACGGCTTAACGAGCGATCTGCTTTGCGGGAAAAGCAGGAAAAAACCGATGGCATCTGTAATGAAACCGGGGGTCAAAAGCACAACGCCCCCGACAAGGATCATTATGCCATCCAGGATCCGGTCGCCGGGCAGCTGGTATGACTGCATTTCCAGCTGGGCTTTCTGAAGCGTTTCAAGGCCCTGGCGCCTGGCAAGCCATGCACCGAGAAAACCGGTCAATATGATTAGAAGCACGGTTGGAATCGGTCCGATTTTGTTTCCTGCAAGTACAAGAAGCCATATTTCGAGTGCAGGGACGATTATGATAAAAGCGAGTATATATCTGAACATGTTTCTCTCCTCAATTTCCGCCGGTTTACCGCCGAAGGAATTGTTTAATTGATGCCGTCCGTCCTTTTTTCAAAACGGCCGCCCTGATTGTAAAAAAAGAGAGAAGGGCCGGCCCTTCTCTCTTTCGGGTTAACGCTATTATAAAACACTCGCGTGTCCGCTGTAAATAAATCCGCGCGAACTGTCAACCGTCACTTCATCTCCGTCATCTACGAGTGAAACGGCATTTTGCACACCAACGACAACAGGGATTCCGAGACTGACGCCGACTACTGCCGCGTGGCTTGTCAATCCGCCTTCTTCCGTGATGATGGCTGCTGCTTTTTCGATTGCAGGCATCATGTCACGATCAGTTGAATTGGTGACAAGGATGGACCCCTCTGTCATCTTGGCTTGCGCATCTTCGGCGTTATTTGCGACAACCACTTTTCCATAGGCAGTCTTCTGTCCAATTCCCTGTCCTTTCGCAAGGACGTCACCGACGACATGGATCTTCATCATGTTGGTTGTGCCTGATTCACCGACCGGCACACCCGCAGTGATGACTACCAGGTCTCCGTGTTTTACAAGAGTGCTTTCAAGTGCCTGCTGAACGGCAATTTCCAGCATTTCATCGGTATGGGCTGCAGGCTTGCTGAGCTGTGCCGTCACACCCCATACAAGGGAAAGCCTCCTTGCGACAAAGTCATTGGAAGTAACAGCCACAATCGGAGCTTTCGGACGGTATTTGGAAATCATCCGCGCTGTAAAGCCGCTTTCAGTAGGGGCAACAATTGCAGTAGCATTCAAGTTCAGTGCAGTATGCGCAACAGACTGGCTAATTGCTTCGGTCATTGTATTGCCAGTTTGTTCACTTGTGCTTCTGAGCAGTTTCTTATGCTGGAGAGCCGTTTCTGTGCGGGAAGCGATGTTATGCATCGTTTGCACGGACTCAAC
Coding sequences:
- the icd gene encoding NADP-dependent isocitrate dehydrogenase; amino-acid sequence: MANGEKISVSNGVLNVPNNPIIPFIEGDGTGPDIWAAASRVLEAAVDKAYNGEKSIAWKEVYAGEKAYNKTGEWLPEETLDVIREYIIAIKGPLTTPVGGGIRSLNVALRQELDLFTCLRPVRYFTGVPSPVKKPEDTDMVIFRENTEDIYAGIEYQKGTPDVKKVIDFLQNEMGVKNIRFPETSGIGIKPVSEEGTKRLVRAAINYAITEGRKSVTLVHKGNIMKFTEGAFKNWGYEVAQEEFGDKVFTWAEYDRIVEDKGRDAANLAQEEAEKAGKIIVKDAIADIFLQQILTRPREFDVVATMNLNGDYISDALAAQVGGIGIAPGANINYETGHAIFEATHGTAPKYAGLDKVNPSSVILSGVLMLEHLGWYEAAQKVIKSMEKTIASKVVTYDFARLMEGATEVKASEFGDELIKNMD
- the citZ gene encoding citrate synthase translates to MTVTRGLEGVVATTSSISSIIDDQLTYVGYNIDDLAENASFEEVIYLLWNRKLPNRSELDELKKELMDNMAVPQEVINHFKSYDVTKVHPMAALRTAVSMLGLFDEEADVMDEQANYRKAIRLQAKIPTIVTAFSRIRAGEEPIGPRSDYSFAANFLYMLTGEEPADIAVEAFNKALVLHADHELNASTFTGRVAVATLSDVYSGVTAAIGALKGPLHGGANERVMKMLTEIGSVDNAGPYIQNKLDNKEKIMGFGHRVYQNGDPRAKHLKKMSKELGELNGDTKWYDMSVKVEELVTGQKNLPPNVDFFSASTYHMLGIDHDLFTPIFAISRVSGWLAHILEQYENNRLIRPRAEYTGPGHQKYVPMDQRG
- a CDS encoding DUF441 domain-containing protein, yielding MFSQATLFLIILLIIGLIAKNQSLVIAIAVLLGLKATGLDVKTFPYIQTKGIFWGVTVITIAVLVPIATGEIGFKQLGEALKSYYAWIALASGIFVAMIAKNGLELLANDPHITAALVFGTILAVALFQGVAVGPLIGAGIAYMAMKIVEIFS
- the ytvI gene encoding sporulation integral membrane protein YtvI; the protein is MTEYISTILRFLFVVIALTLTFIVLFMVSKVTYPFIIGLLIAMMINPLVQLMERRGKMPRALAVLVALILVIGLIAGLITLLVAEIINGSNYLAKVVPEHFERLVRYFEEFFTAQIIPLYNQLAIMFDKLDTNQKGTIVENIQNAGTNIASTVSGWLRAFLESIPDLFAWLPNAATVIVFSLLAAFFITKDWSRLNGLTRRLIPEKVHESSASVINDLKKALFGFIRAQLTLISITAVIVLIGLLILRVDYAITIALIIGLVDLLPYLGTGAIFVPWIIYAFISGQYTLTIGLSILYAVVVIQRQVMEPKVLSSSIGLDPLATLIALFAGFKVFGFLGLIIGPVLLVIIKTLHEANVFHDLWLFITAKNKELRE
- a CDS encoding FxsA family protein; amino-acid sequence: MFRYILAFIIIVPALEIWLLVLAGNKIGPIPTVLLIILTGFLGAWLARRQGLETLQKAQLEMQSYQLPGDRILDGIMILVGGVVLLTPGFITDAIGFFLLFPQSRSLVKPFLIRWLRNMMNNGNITFYRRW